A genomic stretch from Sphingobacterium sp. ML3W includes:
- a CDS encoding non-ribosomal peptide synthetase, translating into MKILHLLKVLKNSNIELSVNGEDLIVHHSEFDIPNPLLIDEIRRNKVEILNFFNKNSSNRINKAADSDSGYPLSSSQRRLWVVSQFDGGSGAYHVPSVYVFRGVLDISALEGSFRELIGRHEILRTVFRTVDGGDVRQVVLSAEEAGFSLAYRDLTGEGYAIEGGGVDELLSSEIGRPFDLSSGPLLRAHLYRTGPSEWVFLCTMHHIISDGWSMGIMVKEVLSLYGSLSSGLVSDLPSLELQYRDYASWESGHLSGDFFSVSRSYWLEQLGGELPVLQLPEDLVRPSVKSYRGSRVSVSLSLSDSVAFRSVLQGSGCTLFMGCLASVNGLFYRYSGQTDQVIGSPIAGREHAGLSGQLGFYANTLAFRSRFTGEEDFLGLLSQVRSVCLGGYAHQLYPFERLVEELGVVRDMGRNPLFDVMVSVQEDSAVGSGAVCVGGVEVSGYGGSYGDSTSKFDLLFTFSESGGVLSVGLEYSTDVYSDSRARIILEHLRSFICCVSANPGVRLGEVAYLGAEEVDRLVYGFNATEVSYPEGESVVSLFESGAALYGDLPAVVYGDRELSYRDLDCLSNRLGDYLRREHGVGREVLVGLLLERSEWMVVAILGVLKAGGAYVPIDPGYPRSRVEYMLSDSGCRVVIDDSFLTAFRSVMGDYSADSLEGVTDGSDLAYVIYTSGSTGEPKGVMVEHRNVVNTILGQQEIFGVIKQKKHLQYASFSFDASISEIFVCLFSGGSLYIVDNLTKEDPNLLGSYIENNSISIATIPPAILSLMGNKFFKEVEVLIFAGEVTSQETYQKFGEVLNYFYNAYGPTETSICASIYKGEVLLCKSLSNVPIGLPIGNTWIYILDGNMEVVPEGCLGEIYIGGAGVSRGYLNRPDLTSLRFVADPYRPGERLYRTGDLGVRLSGGEIEYRGRMDDQVKVRGYRIELGEVDRFVQSCSGILGSVTVVREVNGGDRELVSYIVGAGAVDVGALRAELGELVPSYMVPSRYVELSELPLTSNGKVDRKSLPDPDEGLLGTGTEYVGARNAVESLLVSIWEEVLGRSGIGIHDNFFDLGGNSLRAIRLSGSVSRSFHVQMSLQDLFLHPTVSGQSGLLSRGNLPGVVGIARVPDSDSGYPLSSSQRRLWVLSQFDGGSMAYHVPSVYVFRGVLDISALEGSFRELIGRHEILRTVFRTVDGGDVRQVVLSAEEAGFSLAYRDLTGEGYAIEGGVVDELLSSEIGRPFDLSSGPLLRAHLYRTGRSEWVFLCTMHHIISDGWSMGIMVKEVLSLYGSLSSGLVSDLPSLELQYRDYASWESGHLSGDFFSVSRSYWLEQLGGELPVLQLPEDLVRPSVKSYRGSRVSVSLSLSDSVAFRSVLQGSGCTLFMGCLASVNGLFYRYSGQTDQVIGSPIAGREHAGLSGQLGFYANTLAFRSRFTGEEDFLGLLSQVRSVCLGGYAHQLYPFDRLVEELGVVRDMGRNPLFDVQVLFQYNDNSIGFDNKDLNISPYNGVENINAAFDLIFLFSESEGRLSVDLQYNTDVYSDSRARSILEHLRSFICCVSASPGVRLGEVAYLGADEVDRLVYGFNATEVSYPEGESIVSLFESSAALYGDLPAVVYGDRELSYRDLNGLANQVSYHLRTQHGVGDGALIGIVLDRSEWMVVAILGVLKAGGAYVPIDSGYPQSRIDYLIQDSCCQAIITQADYIFNFSNFEGSLYAIDIEINSEDTCFENVPIVISSSDLAYVIYTSGSTGEPKGVMVEHRNVVNTILGQQEIFGVIKQKKHLQYASFSFDASISEIFVCLFSGGSLYIVDNLTKEDPNLLGSYIENNSISIATIPPAILSLMGNKFFKEVEVLIFAGEVTSQETYQKFGEVLNYFYNAYGPTETSICASIYKGEVLLCKSLSNVPIGLPIGNTWIYILDGNMEVVPEGCLGEIYIGGAGVSRGYLNRPDLTSLRFVADPYRAGERLYRTGDLGVRLSGGEIEYRGRMDDQVKVRGYRIELSEVDRSVQRCSGILGSVTVAREVNGGDRELVSYIVSSVPVDVGALRAELGELVPSYMVPSRYVELSELPLTSNGKVDRKSLPDPDEGVLGTGTEYVGARNAVESLLVSIWEEVLGRSGIGIHDNFFDLGGNSLRAIRLSGSVSRSFHVQMSLQDLFLHPTVSGQSGLLSRGNLPGVVGIARVPDSDSGYPLSSSQRRLWVLSQFDGGSMAYHVPSVYVFRGVLDISALEGSFRELIGRHEILRTVFRTVDGGDVRQVVLSAEDAGFSLAYRDLIGEGYAIEGGGVEGLLSSEIVRPFDLSSGPLLRAHLYRTGPSEWVFLCTMHHIISDGWSMGIMVKEVLSLYGSLSSGLVADLPSLELQYRDYASWESGHLSGDFFSVSRSYWLEQLGGELPVLQLPEDLVRPAVKSYRGSRVSVSLSLSDSVAFRSVLQGSGCTLFMGCLASVNGLFYRYSGQTDQVIGSPIAGREHAGLSGQLGFYANTLAFRSRFTGEEDFLGLLSHVRSVCLGGYAHQLYPFERLVEELGVVRDMGRNPLFDVMLSVQEDSAIGSGAVCVGGVEVSGYEGSYGDSTSKFDLLFTFSESGGVLSVGLEYSTDVYSDSRARIILEHLRSFICCVSANPGVRLGEVAYLGAEEVDRLVYGFNATGVSYPEGESVVSLFESSAALYGDLPAVVYGDRELSYRDLDCLSNRLGDYLRREHGVGREVLVGLLLERSEWMVVAILGVLKAGGAYVPIDPGYPRSRVDYMLSDSGCRVVIDDSFLSDFRSVMGDYSADSLEGVIDGRDLAYVIYTSGSTGEPKGVMVEHRNVVSFFLNFNVSFKEMKSILFFTNYTFDISVLEILGGLCHGLIINVLDSNDPEVIIRGILNRDVDVVQTTPSRLKVLLSYDENFVDKIKMLIVGGELLPINLFEKLKSFGKTEIYNMYGPTETTIWSTGLKINASERCTIGRPLHNEYIYILDGNMGVVPEGCVGEIYIGGAGVSRGYLNRPDLTSLRFVENPYRPGERFYCTGDFARWLNNGSIEFLGRKDDQVKIRGQRIELNEIDTFVQQFSGVNTSKSVMAEKLGMEPQLITYIVSSEKVDIKKLRKFLAAKMPISLLPNSIIQLDEFPLNFNGKTDIHRLRIFPEQEEIEEEGFIGQFEEETQMLLLEIWKTVLKVDELGVKDNFFDIGGDSFKCISVLNFLKMQSTFELSIRDLYLNPTIEELSKLILEERNE; encoded by the coding sequence ATGAAAATTCTACATTTATTAAAAGTTTTAAAAAATTCTAATATAGAATTATCTGTGAATGGTGAAGATCTTATAGTTCATCATTCAGAGTTTGATATTCCAAACCCTTTATTAATAGATGAAATTAGGAGAAATAAGGTAGAAATTTTAAATTTTTTTAATAAAAATTCATCAAATAGGATTAATAAGGCGGCCGATAGTGATTCCGGTTACCCTTTGTCGTCCTCGCAGCGTCGTCTATGGGTTGTGAGCCAGTTTGACGGGGGCAGCGGTGCCTACCATGTTCCGTCGGTTTATGTTTTCCGTGGTGTTCTTGATATTTCTGCACTGGAGGGATCGTTCCGCGAGCTCATCGGGCGTCATGAGATCCTGCGGACGGTTTTCCGTACGGTTGATGGGGGAGATGTGCGTCAGGTTGTTCTTTCAGCGGAAGAGGCGGGATTTTCCCTTGCATACCGGGATCTTACTGGAGAGGGTTATGCAATAGAGGGGGGGGGTGTTGATGAACTGCTGTCCTCTGAGATCGGGCGTCCTTTTGACCTATCTTCGGGCCCCCTGCTTCGTGCGCACCTTTACCGTACAGGTCCCTCGGAGTGGGTTTTTCTGTGCACGATGCACCATATCATCAGTGATGGCTGGTCTATGGGTATCATGGTCAAGGAAGTTCTGTCGCTTTATGGTTCGCTTTCTTCTGGCTTGGTGTCGGATCTGCCGTCGCTTGAGCTTCAGTACCGTGATTATGCGAGCTGGGAGTCTGGTCATCTGTCCGGGGACTTTTTTTCTGTTTCTCGTTCCTACTGGCTTGAGCAGCTCGGGGGTGAGCTTCCGGTGCTGCAGCTGCCTGAGGACCTTGTGCGTCCTTCCGTAAAGAGCTACCGTGGTTCCCGTGTTTCTGTTTCGTTGTCGTTGTCTGACTCCGTTGCCTTCCGTTCTGTGCTGCAGGGGTCAGGCTGTACGCTTTTCATGGGCTGTCTGGCTTCCGTGAACGGACTTTTTTACCGTTACAGCGGTCAGACAGACCAGGTCATCGGTAGTCCCATTGCTGGGCGTGAGCATGCCGGTCTTTCCGGCCAGCTGGGTTTTTATGCGAACACGCTTGCTTTTCGGAGCCGTTTTACTGGAGAAGAGGATTTTCTGGGGCTTCTGTCGCAAGTTCGTTCTGTTTGCCTTGGCGGTTATGCGCACCAGCTTTATCCTTTTGAGCGTTTGGTTGAGGAACTGGGAGTTGTCCGTGACATGGGGCGCAACCCGCTTTTCGATGTTATGGTGAGCGTTCAGGAAGATAGTGCTGTTGGGTCTGGTGCTGTTTGTGTGGGGGGTGTTGAGGTTAGCGGTTACGGGGGTTCTTATGGGGACTCTACGAGCAAGTTTGACCTTCTGTTTACGTTTTCGGAATCCGGGGGCGTTCTTTCTGTTGGGCTTGAGTACAGCACGGATGTTTATAGCGATTCGCGGGCGCGGATTATCCTTGAGCACCTGCGTAGTTTCATCTGCTGTGTTTCAGCGAATCCTGGAGTTCGTCTTGGGGAAGTTGCCTATCTGGGGGCAGAAGAGGTCGATCGTCTTGTTTATGGGTTTAATGCGACGGAAGTTTCTTATCCTGAGGGTGAGAGTGTTGTGAGTCTTTTTGAGTCTGGTGCGGCTCTTTATGGTGATCTACCGGCCGTGGTCTACGGGGACCGGGAGCTGAGCTACCGTGATCTGGACTGTTTGTCGAACCGTCTTGGGGACTATCTCCGACGGGAGCACGGTGTTGGCCGTGAAGTTCTTGTTGGTTTGCTTTTGGAGCGTTCTGAATGGATGGTGGTTGCGATTCTCGGTGTTCTTAAGGCCGGAGGGGCGTATGTTCCCATTGACCCCGGTTATCCGCGGTCGAGGGTTGAGTATATGTTGTCCGACAGTGGCTGCCGTGTTGTTATAGATGACTCTTTTCTGACCGCTTTTCGGTCGGTGATGGGCGATTACAGTGCGGATTCCCTTGAAGGGGTTACCGATGGCAGTGACCTTGCATATGTTATCTATACTTCTGGTTCTACGGGTGAACCCAAGGGGGTTATGGTGGAGCATCGAAATGTAGTCAACACAATTCTTGGTCAGCAAGAAATATTCGGAGTAATTAAGCAAAAAAAACATCTCCAGTATGCATCATTTTCCTTTGATGCTTCTATTTCCGAGATTTTTGTTTGTTTATTTTCGGGAGGAAGTCTCTACATAGTGGATAATTTGACAAAAGAGGATCCAAATCTTCTTGGGAGTTATATCGAAAATAATTCAATATCAATTGCTACTATTCCACCTGCCATCCTTAGTCTTATGGGAAATAAATTCTTTAAGGAAGTAGAGGTTTTGATATTTGCAGGGGAGGTCACTTCACAAGAGACCTATCAAAAATTCGGAGAAGTACTGAATTACTTTTATAATGCATATGGGCCAACTGAAACTAGCATTTGTGCAAGCATCTATAAAGGTGAAGTATTATTGTGTAAATCACTTTCCAATGTACCCATTGGATTACCTATAGGTAATACATGGATCTATATTCTTGACGGTAATATGGAGGTTGTTCCTGAGGGCTGTCTGGGTGAGATCTACATTGGTGGTGCTGGTGTTTCACGGGGTTACCTTAACCGTCCCGATCTGACGTCTTTGCGATTTGTAGCTGATCCCTACCGTCCCGGGGAGCGTCTTTACCGTACGGGCGATCTCGGTGTTCGTCTGTCAGGAGGAGAGATCGAGTACCGGGGCCGCATGGACGACCAGGTAAAGGTGCGTGGCTACCGTATCGAGCTTGGTGAGGTTGACCGTTTTGTTCAGAGCTGTTCGGGTATCCTGGGAAGTGTTACGGTTGTACGTGAGGTCAATGGTGGGGACCGGGAGCTTGTTTCGTATATTGTTGGCGCGGGCGCTGTTGATGTGGGCGCTCTTCGGGCTGAGCTTGGGGAGCTGGTTCCGTCTTATATGGTTCCGTCACGTTATGTTGAGCTTTCGGAGCTTCCGCTGACATCGAACGGTAAGGTTGACCGGAAGTCATTGCCTGATCCCGATGAAGGTCTGTTGGGTACGGGTACGGAGTATGTTGGTGCCCGTAATGCGGTGGAGTCTCTTCTGGTTTCGATCTGGGAGGAAGTTCTGGGCCGTTCGGGCATCGGTATCCACGACAATTTTTTTGATCTTGGGGGGAACAGTCTGCGGGCTATCCGTCTTTCGGGCAGTGTTTCGCGGAGTTTCCATGTTCAGATGTCCCTGCAGGACCTTTTCCTGCACCCTACGGTTTCGGGTCAGTCAGGTCTTCTTTCCAGGGGCAACCTTCCGGGCGTTGTAGGCATCGCTCGGGTTCCCGACAGTGATTCCGGTTACCCTTTGTCGTCCTCGCAGCGTCGTCTATGGGTTCTGAGCCAGTTTGATGGGGGCAGCATGGCCTACCATGTTCCGTCGGTTTATGTTTTCCGTGGTGTTCTGGACATTTCTGCACTGGAGGGGTCTTTCCGCGAGCTCATCGGGCGCCATGAGATCCTTCGGACGGTTTTCCGTACGGTTGATGGGGGAGATGTGCGTCAGGTGGTTCTTTCAGCGGAAGAGGCGGGATTTTCCCTTGCATACCGGGATCTTACTGGAGAGGGTTATGCAATAGAGGGGGGTGTTGTTGATGAGCTGCTGTCCTCTGAGATCGGGCGTCCTTTTGACCTATCTTCGGGCCCTCTGCTTCGTGCACACCTTTACCGTACAGGTCGCTCGGAGTGGGTTTTTCTGTGCACGATGCACCATATCATCAGTGATGGCTGGTCTATGGGTATCATGGTCAAGGAAGTTCTGTCGCTTTATGGTTCGCTTTCTTCTGGCTTGGTGTCGGATCTGCCGTCGCTTGAGCTTCAGTACCGTGATTATGCGAGCTGGGAGTCTGGTCATCTGTCCGGGGACTTTTTTTCTGTTTCTCGTTCCTACTGGCTTGAGCAGCTCGGGGGTGAGCTTCCGGTGCTGCAGCTGCCTGAGGACCTTGTGCGTCCTTCCGTAAAGAGCTACCGTGGTTCCCGTGTTTCTGTTTCGTTGTCGTTGTCTGACTCCGTTGCCTTCCGTTCTGTGCTTCAGGGGTCAGGCTGTACGCTTTTCATGGGCTGCCTGGCTTCCGTGAACGGACTTTTTTACCGTTACAGCGGTCAGACAGACCAGGTCATCGGTAGTCCCATTGCTGGGCGTGAGCATGCCGGTCTTTCCGGCCAGCTGGGTTTTTATGCGAACACGCTTGCTTTTCGGAGCCGTTTTACTGGAGAAGAAGATTTTCTGGGGCTTCTGTCGCAAGTTCGTTCTGTTTGCCTTGGCGGTTATGCGCACCAGCTTTATCCTTTTGACCGTTTAGTTGAGGAACTGGGAGTTGTCCGTGACATGGGGCGCAACCCGCTTTTCGATGTTCAAGTTCTTTTTCAATATAATGATAATTCAATTGGTTTTGATAATAAAGATTTAAATATCAGTCCTTATAATGGGGTAGAAAATATAAATGCTGCTTTTGACCTGATATTTTTGTTTTCGGAATCGGAAGGAAGGCTTTCTGTAGATCTACAGTACAACACGGATGTTTATAGCGATTCGCGGGCGCGGAGTATCCTTGAGCACCTGCGTAGTTTCATCTGCTGTGTTTCAGCGAGTCCTGGAGTTCGTCTTGGGGAAGTTGCCTATCTGGGGGCAGATGAGGTTGATCGTCTTGTTTATGGGTTTAATGCGACGGAAGTTTCTTATCCTGAGGGGGAGAGTATTGTGAGTCTTTTTGAGTCTAGTGCGGCTCTTTATGGTGATCTACCGGCCGTGGTTTACGGGGATCGGGAGCTGAGCTACCGTGATTTGAATGGTTTAGCTAATCAGGTTAGTTATCATTTACGTACGCAGCACGGAGTTGGAGATGGTGCATTGATCGGAATTGTGCTGGATCGTTCGGAATGGATGGTGGTTGCGATTCTCGGTGTTCTTAAGGCCGGAGGAGCTTATGTTCCCATTGACTCGGGTTATCCCCAATCAAGAATAGATTATCTTATTCAGGATAGCTGTTGTCAAGCAATCATAACACAGGCTGATTATATTTTCAATTTTTCGAATTTTGAAGGGAGTCTATATGCTATAGATATAGAAATAAATTCTGAGGACACGTGTTTTGAGAATGTACCTATAGTAATTAGTAGCAGTGACCTTGCATATGTTATCTATACTTCTGGTTCTACGGGTGAACCCAAGGGGGTTATGGTGGAGCATCGAAATGTAGTCAACACAATTCTTGGTCAGCAAGAAATATTCGGAGTAATTAAGCAAAAAAAACATCTCCAGTATGCATCATTTTCCTTTGATGCTTCTATTTCCGAGATTTTTGTTTGTTTATTTTCGGGAGGAAGTCTCTACATAGTGGATAATTTGACAAAAGAGGATCCAAATCTTCTTGGGAGTTATATCGAAAATAATTCAATATCAATTGCTACTATTCCACCTGCCATCCTTAGTCTTATGGGAAATAAATTCTTTAAGGAAGTAGAGGTTTTGATATTTGCAGGGGAGGTCACTTCACAAGAGACCTATCAAAAATTCGGAGAAGTACTGAATTACTTTTATAATGCATATGGGCCAACTGAAACTAGCATTTGTGCAAGCATCTATAAAGGTGAAGTATTATTGTGTAAATCACTTTCCAATGTACCCATTGGATTACCTATAGGTAATACATGGATCTATATTCTTGACGGTAATATGGAGGTTGTTCCTGAGGGCTGTCTGGGTGAGATCTACATTGGTGGTGCTGGTGTTTCACGGGGTTACCTTAACCGTCCCGATCTGACGTCTTTGCGATTTGTAGCTGATCCCTACCGTGCGGGGGAGCGTCTTTACCGTACGGGCGATCTCGGTGTTCGTCTGTCAGGAGGAGAGATCGAGTACCGGGGCCGTATGGACGACCAGGTAAAGGTGCGTGGCTACCGTATCGAGCTTAGCGAGGTTGACCGTTCTGTTCAGCGCTGTTCGGGTATCCTGGGTAGTGTTACCGTTGCACGTGAGGTCAATGGGGGGGATCGGGAGCTTGTTTCGTATATTGTTAGCTCTGTCCCTGTTGATGTGGGCGCTCTTCGAGCGGAGCTTGGGGAGCTGGTTCCGTCTTATATGGTTCCGTCGCGTTATGTTGAGCTTTCGGAGCTTCCCCTGACATCGAACGGTAAGGTCGACCGGAAGTCATTGCCTGATCCCGACGAGGGTGTGTTGGGCACGGGTACGGAGTATGTGGGTGCGCGTAATGCGGTGGAGTCTCTTCTGGTTTCGATCTGGGAGGAAGTTCTGGGCCGTTCGGGCATCGGTATCCACGACAATTTTTTTGATCTTGGGGGGAACAGTCTGCGGGCTATCCGTCTTTCGGGCAGTGTTTCGCGGAGTTTCCATGTTCAGATGTCCCTGCAGGACCTTTTCCTGCACCCTACGGTTTCGGGTCAGTCAGGTCTTCTTTCCAGGGGCAACCTTCCGGGCGTTGTAGGCATCGCTCGGGTTCCCGACAGTGATTCCGGTTACCCTTTGTCGTCCTCGCAGCGTCGTCTATGGGTTCTGAGCCAGTTTGATGGGGGCAGCATGGCCTACCATGTTCCGTCGGTTTATGTTTTCCGTGGTGTTCTGGACATTTCTGCACTGGAGGGGTCTTTCCGCGAGCTCATCGGGCGCCATGAGATCCTTCGGACGGTTTTCCGTACGGTTGATGGGGGAGATGTGCGTCAGGTTGTTCTTTCAGCGGAAGATGCGGGATTTTCCCTTGCATACCGTGATCTTATTGGAGAGGGTTATGCAATAGAGGGAGGGGGTGTTGAGGGGCTGCTGTCCTCTGAGATCGTGCGTCCTTTTGACCTATCTTCGGGCCCCCTGCTTCGTGCGCACCTTTACCGTACAGGTCCCTCGGAGTGGGTTTTTCTGTGCACGATGCACCATATCATCAGTGATGGCTGGTCTATGGGTATCATGGTCAAGGAAGTTCTGTCGCTTTATGGTTCGCTTTCTTCTGGTTTGGTGGCGGATCTGCCGTCGCTTGAACTTCAGTACCGTGATTATGCGAGCTGGGAGTCTGGTCATCTGTCCGGGGACTTTTTTTCTGTCTCTCGTTCCTACTGGCTTGAGCAGCTGGGGGGTGAGCTTCCGGTGCTGCAGCTGCCTGAGGACCTTGTGCGTCCTGCAGTAAAGAGCTACCGTGGTTCCCGTGTTTCTGTTTCGTTGTCGTTGTCTGACTCCGTGGCCTTCCGTTCTGTGCTGCAGGGGTCAGGCTGTACGCTTTTCATGGGCTGTCTGGCTTCTGTCAACGGTCTTTTTTACCGTTACAGCGGTCAGACAGACCAGGTCATCGGTAGTCCCATTGCTGGGCGTGAGCATGCCGGTCTTTCCGGTCAGCTGGGTTTTTATGCGAACACGCTTGCTTTTCGGAGCCGTTTTACGGGAGAAGAAGATTTTCTGGGGCTTCTGTCGCATGTTCGTTCTGTTTGCCTTGGCGGTTATGCGCACCAGCTTTATCCTTTTGAGCGTTTGGTTGAGGAACTGGGAGTTGTACGTGACATGGGGCGCAACCCGCTGTTCGATGTCATGTTGAGCGTTCAGGAAGATAGTGCTATAGGGTCTGGTGCTGTTTGTGTGGGGGGTGTTGAGGTTAGCGGTTACGAGGGTTCTTATGGGGACTCTACGAGCAAGTTTGACCTTCTGTTTACGTTTTCGGAATCCGGGGGCGTTCTTTCTGTTGGGCTTGAGTACAGCACGGATGTTTATAGCGATTCGCGGGCGCGGATTATCCTTGAGCACCTGCGTAGTTTCATCTGCTGTGTTTCAGCGAATCCTGGAGTTCGTCTTGGGGAAGTTGCCTATCTGGGGGCAGAAGAGGTCGATCGTCTTGTTTATGGGTTTAATGCGACGGGAGTTTCTTATCCTGAGGGTGAGAGTGTTGTGAGTCTTTTTGAGTCCAGTGCGGCTCTTTATGGTGATCTACCGGCCGTGGTCTACGGGGACCGGGAGCTGAGCTACCGTGATCTGGACTGTTTGTCGAACCGTCTTGGGGACTATCTCAGACGGGAGCACGGTGTTGGCCGTGAAGTTCTTGTTGGTTTGCTTTTGGAGCGTTCGGAATGGATGGTGGTTGCGATCCTCGGTGTTCTTAAGGCCGGAGGGGCGTATGTTCCCATTGACCCGGGTTATCCGCGGTCGAGGGTTGATTATATGTTGTCCGACAGTGGCTGCCGTGTTGTTATAGATGACTCTTTTCTGTCCGATTTTCGGTCGGTGATGGGCGATTACAGTGCGGATTCCCTTGAAGGGGTTATCGATGGCAGAGACCTTGCATATGTTATCTATACTTCTGGTTCTACGGGTGAACCCAAGGGGGTTATGGTTGAGCATAGAAATGTGGTTTCTTTTTTCTTAAACTTTAATGTGAGTTTTAAAGAAATGAAATCGATTTTGTTTTTTACTAACTACACATTTGATATATCAGTCCTTGAAATCTTGGGAGGACTTTGCCATGGTTTGATTATAAATGTTTTGGATAGCAACGATCCTGAGGTAATTATAAGGGGAATTTTGAACAGGGACGTGGATGTTGTGCAAACTACCCCGTCGCGGCTTAAAGTTTTGCTGTCATATGATGAAAATTTCGTTGATAAGATCAAGATGTTAATAGTTGGAGGAGAGCTTTTGCCAATAAACCTATTTGAGAAGCTAAAGAGTTTTGGTAAAACGGAAATATACAATATGTACGGGCCAACTGAAACAACAATTTGGAGTACAGGATTAAAAATAAATGCAAGTGAAAGATGTACGATAGGTCGCCCCTTGCATAACGAATATATTTATATTCTTGACGGTAATATGGGAGTTGTTCCTGAGGGCTGTGTGGGTGAGATCTATATCGGTGGCGCTGGTGTTTCCCGGGGTTACCTTAACCGTCCCGATCTGACGTCTTTGCGATTTGTAGAAAATCCCTACCGTCCTGGTGAGCGATTCTATTGCACCGGAGATTTTGCTCGGTGGCTAAATAATGGCTCAATCGAATTTTTAGGACGAAAAGATGATCAAGTAAAAATACGTGGGCAGCGGATTGAATTAAATGAAATAGATACTTTCGTTCAACAATTTTCAGGAGTCAATACTTCTAAATCAGTTATGGCTGAAAAGCTAGGGATGGAACCGCAATTGATAACATATATTGTGTCATCTGAAAAAGTTGATATTAAAAAACTTCGAAAATTTCTTGCTGCAAAAATGCCTATAAGCTTACTACCGAATAGTATTATACAATTGGACGAATTTCCACTTAATTTCAATGGAAAGACAGACATACATCGACTAAGAATATTCCCTGAGCAAGAAGAGATTGAAGAGGAAGGATTTATAGGTCAATTCGAGGAAGAAACCCAAATGTTATTATTAGAAATTTGGAAAACAGTTTTAAAAGTAGATGAGTTAGGTGTAAAAGATAATTTTTTTGATATTGGAGGTGATTCTTTTAAATGTATTTCGGTCTTAAATTTCTTGAAAATGCAGTCAACATTTGAGTTATCTATAAGGGATCTCTATTTAAACCCTACGATAGAAGAATTGTCTAAATTAATTTTGGAGGAAAGGAATGAGTAA